From a single Miscanthus floridulus cultivar M001 chromosome 8, ASM1932011v1, whole genome shotgun sequence genomic region:
- the LOC136477328 gene encoding LOW QUALITY PROTEIN: polyadenylate-binding protein-interacting protein 4-like (The sequence of the model RefSeq protein was modified relative to this genomic sequence to represent the inferred CDS: inserted 2 bases in 1 codon; deleted 1 base in 1 codon) has translation MMSHQQQIAPPSRGSVNGFPHRKLDREGSGRHESKINLVRSSSGGFTNSENGIKLGHGSHSRDRLIYVLTQLIGHHVDVHVKNGSIISGIFHATNSDKDFGVVLKMAQVINDGSARGQRYADDVVKKPETMIIPARELVQVFAKDVALGGDELPKGPGHDKRKDLLIDSAISRSHYLEERELERWAPDEGDSECIELEKYDRKGNRSWDQFETNAALFGVKSTFNEEIYTTKLERGPHMRELEKHASRIAREIEGEDTKDIHLAEERGLFLGDDLDHDEEIKYSAVRRDTDNSKYKPPFAKIPSSTCHVDSFNRTVNIDPKDSLASSSTMDEESSSHIFDDTDASATIQTNSVSQPTSDYLSDRPLSNDENRLDRKLSRESNENMDNRKLQPENNLSDGARPLISEGLDGRPSSSHAYEPSSSGQGFKSRETPDLKVSVKHPSATEPVTSFQRPGSSTSSTSERIAANSAASAPGLSPSSSIGSLTSEKSTLNPNAKEFKLNPNAKSFTPSASLRPPHPTSSDASYYYPNNMQAALXPGLPVGMGFPPAYGAQPVMYNTQPGASPQGYMNPAGPQYGQQMMMGGQTRPVYYYAPEMQQYRGRNF, from the exons ATGATGAGTCATCAACAGCAAATTGCCCCTCCTAGTAGGGGTTCTGTGAATGGATTCCCCCATCGAAAGCTGGATAGGGAGGGTAGTGGAAGGCATGAAAGTAAAATAAATTTGGTGAGGTCATCGTCTGGTGGTTTTACCAATTCAG AAAATGGCATCAAACTAGGGCATGGAAGCCATTCGAGGGACCGGCTAATCTATGTTCTAACACAACTTATTGGGCATCATGTGGACGTGCATGTGAAAAACGGGTCTATAATCTCTGGAATTTTCCATGCAACAAACTCTGACAAAGACTTCG GAGTAGTCTTAAAAATGGCTCAGGTCATAAACGATGGTTCTGCCAGAGGACAAAGATATGCTGATGATGTTGTAAAGAAACCTGAGACTATGATAATACCAGCAAGGGAGCTTGTACAAGTCTTCGCCAAG GATGTAGCACTTGGCGGTGATGAGCTGCCAAAAGGTCCTGGCCATGACAAAAGGAAGGACTTGCTGATTGATTCTGCTATTTCCCGCTCTCATTATCTTGAAGAGAGGGAACTTGAGCGCTGGGCACCAGATGAAGGAGATTCAGAGTGTATCGAACTGGAGAAGTATGACAGAAAGGGAAATAG GAGCTGGGACCAGTTTGAAACCAATGCAGCTTTGTTTGGGGTAAAGAGTACTTTCAATGAAGAAATTTATACCACAAAGCTTGAGAGAGGTCCTCATATGAGAGAGCTTGAAAAGCATGCTTCAAGAATAGCTAGAGAAATAGAGGGAGAAGATACCAAAGATATTCATCTTGCAGAG GAGAGAGGCTTATTCCTGGGTGATGACTTGGACCATGATGAAGAGATAAAATATTCAGCAGTGCGTAGAGACACCGATAACAGCAAGTACAAGCCACCATTTGCTAAAATTCCAAGCAGTACATGCCATGTTGATTCGTTTAACAGGACAGTCAATATTGATCCCAAGGATTCACTGGCATCTTCATCAACAATG GATGAAGAATCATCATCCCACATATTTGATGATACCGATGCATCTGCCACTATCCAAACCAATAGCGTTAGCCAGCCAACATCTGATTACCTATCAGATAGACCCTTGTCCAATGATGAAAACAG GTTGGACAGAAAGCTGAGCAGAGAGAGTAATGAAAACATGGATAACAGAAAGTTGCAACCTGAGAATAAT TTATCTGATGGTGCCAGACCTCTTATTTCTGAAG GGTTGGATGGGCGACCCTCAAGTTCACATGCATATGAACCCTCATCTTCTGGTCAAGGATTCAAATCTCGAGAAACACCTGATTTGAAAGTATCTGTCAAACATCCTTCTGCGACGGAACCTGTGACTTCCTTC CAAAGACCTGGCAGTTCAACATCGTCAACATCAGAGCGCATTGCTGCAAACTCAGCTGCGAGTGCTCCTGGCTTGTCACCAAGCTCTTCAATAGGATCCCTTACCTCTGAAAAATCAACTTTGAACCCTAATGCTAAG GAATTCAAGCTAAATCCTAATGCCAAGAGTTTCACTCCGTCAGCATCTCTGAGGCCACCACACCCAACatcatctgatgcatcatattACTATCCTAATAACATGCAGGCGGCACT ACCTGGTTTGCCAGTGGGCATGGGG TTCCCACCGGCATATGGTGCCCAGCCTGTCATGTATAATACTCAACCTGGAGCATCACCGCAGGGTTACATGAATCCTGCTGGTCCACAG TATGGGCAGCAGATGATGATGGGGGGGCAGACTCGTCCTGTTTATTATTATGCTCCT GAGATGCAACAATACAGAGGAAGAAACTTCTAG